The DNA segment TTGCCGAAAGGCTTAACAAAATGAAGCTGTTCTAATATAAAAATTCTCCCATTTCGGGAGCTTAGGTACGGAAAATGGATACCAAAGAGATTCTCCAAAAAGTTCGAAAAATTGAAATTAAGACCCGAAGATTGAGCGATCATATCTTCTCGGGCGAATACCACACGTCTTTCAAGGGCCGTGGTATGACCTTTAGCGAGGTGCGTCAATATCAGTTTGGAGATGATGTGCGATCAATAGATTGGAATGTTACGGCTAGATACCGCGAACCTTATGTAAAGGTTTTTGAGGAAGAACGCGAACTGACCATGATGTTGATGGTAGATGTAAGTGGATCTGCATTATTTGGAACATCAAAACAGTTTAAAAACGAAATAGTAGCAGAAATCGCTGCAACAATGGCGTTTTCGGCAACGGTGAATAATGATAAAATTGGTTTGATGTTATTTTCAGATCAGATTGAATTATTTATTCCACCCAAAAAAGGCAAATCGCACGTCTTGAGAATCATTAGAGAATTGGTAGAGTTTACTCCAAAAAGTAATAAAACCAATCTGTCTCAAGCATTGCAGTTTTTGTCTAGAGTTATGAAGAAAAAAGCAATTGTCTTTTTGATTTCAGATTTTATGACCAATGATGATTACGATAAAACACTGAAGATTGCGGCTAGAAAACACGATTTAACTGCAATTAGAGTATACGATCCAAGAGAAGAAAAACTTCCGAATGTTGGAATTGTAAATGTACTTGACGCCGAAAGTGGCGAAATAATGTTGGTGGATACTTCATCCAAAAAAGTGAGAATGGAGTATGAGAAAGATTATCACGAGAAAGTAAAAACTTTTCAAGAAACCTTTACGCGCAATGGAGCAGGAACTGTGAGCACACGTGTAGATCAGAGCTACGTAACGAAGTTATTGGCTTATTTTAAATCTAGAGGATAATGTGTTTGACTTTTTATAAAATGACAAAAATTAAATTTTTAATATTCTTTTTTTTACTGCAGATTACAGCTTTTGCCCAAACAAAACCTGTGGCTACATCTGTTGATACACTCAAAAATAAAATAGGTGCTCAGTTTAACTTAACTATTAAAGTTACTGCTGATGCTGATGCGAAGATTATTTTCCCAAGTTCAAATAGGTTCGGAGCGCTTGAAGTAATCAGATCTTACGAGATTGATACTGTAAAAACTGATTCGAAGTACGAATTTGTTAAGCGATACGGAATTACTCAATTTGATTCTGGGCGTTATACAATTCCGCAACTTCCTTTGATGATTAATAAAAAGGGGTTTATGTCGGATAGTATTTCGATAGAAATCTCCAATGTGCAAGTTGATACTTTAAAGCAGAAGATGTTCGAAATTAAGGACATTGACAAGAGCGAACAAGAATCTTCTATTTGGTGGAAATTTTTGTTGGTTGTACTAGTAATCGCAGCAATTGTGGCGGCGGTTTGGTATTTCTTGAAAAATAAAAAGCACACGGTTGAAGAAGAGATAATTTATAAAACTCCAATCGAAAAGGCAACGACACTACTTGCTCAATTAGAAAAGAAAGAGCTTTGGCAGAAAGGTCAAATAAAATCTTATTATAGTGAATTGACCGATATTGCTCGAATTTATATTGAAGAAGCAATCAAAATTCCAGCAATGGAAAGTACCACTTCTGAACTTATTGCAGGTTTACAATCAGCAACTCTCAGAAAACATATTAACATCAGTCCAGAAACGGTTCAGAATCTTGAATCAGTTTTGATGCAAGCCGACTTGGTGAAATTTGCCAAATCAAAACCGCTGGATTATGAAATTGCCGAAGATCGAAAAAAGATTTCTTCCACCATTGTAACGTTGGACAAATCGATTCCAGAAGAAATCGAAGAGGAAAAATTGGTTGAGATTGATAATAGCGCAGAAATTGCTGAAAAGAACAAAAGAGCTTCACAAATAAAGTGGGCAATTGGAAGTGTGGTAGGACTTATAGTAGTTGTTTTAGCATTTTTTATCGCCACGACTGGTTTCGAAAATGTAAAAGACACCGTGCTTAGAAATCCAAATAAGATTTTACTAGAACGTACGTGGGTTAATAGCGAATACGGAAATCCTGGAGTTTTGATTGAAACGCCAAAAGTATTGCTTAGAATGAAAAACGATCCGACGATGCCAAAGGAATCGGTAGCGATGTTGCAAGATTTTCAATCATTTTCTGATGGAACAATTGGTGATGGTTTTTATGTAAATGTTGCCACAAAAAGATTTAAAGAAGAAACCAAGGTCGATCTTAACGAAGCAGTGAATGGTTTGGTTGATTTACTAGAAAAGCAAGGAGTTCAGAATATGCTAGTTAAGCAAGAATCGTTCGATACCAAGCAAGGAATTGTGGGTGTGAAAGCTTCTGGAACTTTCTATATGGGCAATAGCAGCACAAAACAATACTATGAAATTTTGCTTTTTGGACAAGACAATGGACTTCAGCAAGTGGTGATTACCCACGACGACGAAGATAAATATGCAAAAGAAATTTCGGAGAAAATTCTAAATTCTGTTGAACTTAAAAAAGCTGCAAAATGATTTTAGAAAACTTAGAATTTTTAAATCCCGAATTTTTCTGGCTATTGGTACTTCTTCCAATTGCGGGAGTTTGGTATTATAATAATAGAAAAAGACAAACTGCAACTCTAAGAATGAGTTCGGTAGCAGGTTTTAAGAAATCAGAATCCTTTGCGGTAAAGATTTATCCGTATTTGATCGTCATGAGATTTTTGGCTTTAGCCTTAATCATTGTCGCAATGGCAAGACCAAGATCTACAGATGTGAGTAGCAAGTATAGCAGTTCTAACGGAATTGATATCGTAATCGCCACGGACGTTTCTGGGAGTATGTTGGCGAGAGATTTAAAACCGAACAGACTTGAGGCTTTGAAGGAAGTGGCAGAACAATTTGTAAAAGAAAGACAAAATGATCGAATTGGATTAATATTATACGCTGCCGAAGCTTACACCAAAACACCTGTTACTAGCGATAAAGCTTTAGTAGCTAGTGCTATTCAAAGTATCGAATACAATAATAAATTACAAGACGGAACTGCAATTGGAATGGGACTTGCCACGGCGGTTAACAGACTAAAAGATAGCAAGGCGAAAAGTAAAATCGTGGTTTTGATGACGGATGGTGTAAACAACGCTGGTTTTATTGAACCTGAAACCGCTGCCGATATTGCAGCCGAATACGGAATCAAAGTTTACACAATTGGAATTGGAACTACTGGAATGGCCGAATCGCCTTATGCATACGCTCCAAACGGTCAGTTTATTTTCCGAATGATGCCTGTAGAAATTGACGAGCCACTGATGAAAAGCATTGCCAAGAAAACTGACGGCAAGTATTATCGAGCAACTAGTAAAAATAGTTTGAAACAGATATACGAGGAAATCAATAAGCTTGAAACTTCAGAAGTGGAAGAGCTTAAATTTTATAATTATAAAGAACTCTTTAGACCATTTGCAATAGCGGCATTCGCATTACTGCTGGTGGAAATACTATTAAGACGAACAATTTTTAGAAGCTTTATTTAAGAGATGTACGAATTAGACGAAAAAAAATACTTTTATCTGCTCATTATCATTCCGATTTTGCTGCTCATCTTTCTGTACAATCAGTATTGGAAGAGAAAGAAGCAGCGTGAATTTGGTGATTTAGAATTGCTAAAAAGGCTGAGTCCAGACAAATCAGTATTTAAGAACTGGATAAAGTTTGTTATAATATTATTGGCGTTTGTTGCTCTTACCGTGGCTTTGGTAAATCCGAAGATTGGTACAAAAACTGAGACTGTAAATAGAGAAGGAATTGATATTGTTTTTGCGGTGGATGTCTCCAAAAGTATGCTGGCCGAAGATATTGCGCCAAGCAGATTGGAGAAGACAAAACAGATAATTTCGCAAATCATCAACAATCTAGCAGGCGATAGAGTTGGAATCGTGGCCTATGCCGCAAGTGCTTTTCCAGTTCTGCCGATTACCACAGATTATGGTGCTGCCAAATTGTTCTTGCAAGGAATGAATACTGATATTGTGTCTTCTCAAGGAA comes from the Flavobacterium ardleyense genome and includes:
- a CDS encoding vWA domain-containing protein, yielding MILENLEFLNPEFFWLLVLLPIAGVWYYNNRKRQTATLRMSSVAGFKKSESFAVKIYPYLIVMRFLALALIIVAMARPRSTDVSSKYSSSNGIDIVIATDVSGSMLARDLKPNRLEALKEVAEQFVKERQNDRIGLILYAAEAYTKTPVTSDKALVASAIQSIEYNNKLQDGTAIGMGLATAVNRLKDSKAKSKIVVLMTDGVNNAGFIEPETAADIAAEYGIKVYTIGIGTTGMAESPYAYAPNGQFIFRMMPVEIDEPLMKSIAKKTDGKYYRATSKNSLKQIYEEINKLETSEVEELKFYNYKELFRPFAIAAFALLLVEILLRRTIFRSFI
- a CDS encoding DUF58 domain-containing protein, whose amino-acid sequence is MDTKEILQKVRKIEIKTRRLSDHIFSGEYHTSFKGRGMTFSEVRQYQFGDDVRSIDWNVTARYREPYVKVFEEERELTMMLMVDVSGSALFGTSKQFKNEIVAEIAATMAFSATVNNDKIGLMLFSDQIELFIPPKKGKSHVLRIIRELVEFTPKSNKTNLSQALQFLSRVMKKKAIVFLISDFMTNDDYDKTLKIAARKHDLTAIRVYDPREEKLPNVGIVNVLDAESGEIMLVDTSSKKVRMEYEKDYHEKVKTFQETFTRNGAGTVSTRVDQSYVTKLLAYFKSRG